The genomic region TGGCCCAGAGATTAGGATTTAGTCAGGGTCAGATGCAGAGTGCTCAAAACATGCAGACTCCGCAATCGACCCTAACTCCACAGAACAATATGCAAAACCAGAACCAGAACCCTCAGACCATGAGGCAGCAGGGTCAGCAGGGAGGAATGAATACAGCTCCTTCAAATGTGCCTGCCCAGAATGCCCCTATGCAGCAGCCAGTTCCAAGGATGCAGCAGGAAATGATGGACAGGGAAGAGTTGATGGATTTCCTGCAGGAGAATACTTTTTCAGTAACAGATGTCTCTGAATTACAGGAATATGTAACTCCATATGCAGATGCGGTTCAGGATTATCTTGATGATGAATACCTCGATGACGAGGATGAAATATATGAGACGGCAGTTGAATGGATATGGGTATCTGACAGTACCTTGAACGGCCAGCAGGAATTATGGTTAACTCCAACTGAGTTCCTTGAGGAAACTCCTGACTATGATTCAAACCCGGTTCCCGGTGAGATAGTAAGCGACTGTGAAGACCAGGCCAACACTCTGGCATCACTGCTTATAGGCTCCGGCGAATATGACGAGAGCGAAGTAAGGGTTGCCATAGGTCTTGTGAACTTCGATGGTAGTACCGGCGGACACGCATGGGTAGAGGTCTACGAGGACGGAGAATGGTTCCCTGTGGACGCTACAGTTGGTCCATACTATGACGACGACGAGGAAGAAGTGATCTATCCTGATGACTATGAGGATATAGATTTCGATTACTTCCTGGACGAGGATTACTCTGTCATAGAAATATGGTACTATTACAACAACGAATACTTCATGGACTTGAGTTCAGGAACAGAAGATGCTCCGGATAACTGGGACGAGACACCGTCCAGTTATAACTGAGCATTTTCTTCTTTTTTTATTTTATTAAATACTATCTTTGAAATTCAAATATGTTTATATGCTATCGAATATATTTTGAGTAGTGTAAATTCATGTGTTTATCTCCAAACTTTATGGAACTGGGCATATATTTGTAGCATTTGTCAGCATGTTCGTTGTATCAATCATGCTTATATTTTTGTGGTGGCATAATGGTTGTAACTAATAAAATATGGAAAAGCTTACTGATTCTATTCTTAAGTACATTACTCATAATAAACTATTCAAGTGCTGCAACTGAATTATTTCAAGAATTTACAGAAGATTCTCATTTCATAGCTAGTAGAGGAAGCTTACCCGATACTATTGATCAAGAATGGAATAATACAATACAAGATTGCTGGTTAAATATCACAAGTCCTTCATATTACAAATTTGATGAATCCATAAATAGCATTGGGAATAGAAACGAGGTATTAACTGTATATCTCGGTTCTGCTTATGAAGGGCAAATCAATGATTCGCGAATTGATGAAATATACAGTAAAATTGGATCATATTGTGAAGAAAATAGTGGCATAAGTGATGTACCAGTAGTTTTTTTGTGGGATGAAGATGAAGAAGATTTGACATATGAGTATGATCCGGATGCTTTTGAAAACATCAAAAATGACCCTGATTTTGTGGCAGCCCGTGGAATAGTGCCCATATTTGAAGATGAAAATGAATGGAGTAACTGGTCAGATTCTGTTTTCGAGGCACGACAAATTGATGAATTGGATCAATATTACACTCATAACGGTGGTCCGATATTGTCATATGGATTTAATAGATATAGCGGCTATATAAGAATTGGAGTTGACAAAACCTCGCCGGAAAAAGTAACTGATTCCTCCATAAATGAAATATATCAAATTGTAAAAGATCATTTTGAAGAAGAAGGTGTCAGTGACATTCCAGTAGTCTTTATGTGGTTTGAACCACCTACTGAAGATAGTTCTGGTTTCTCTTCTATTATGTTAGTCATGTGCATCCTTATATTGACAAGATTTAGAAAATAAGGAGGA from Methanolobus tindarius DSM 2278 harbors:
- a CDS encoding transglutaminase domain-containing protein; translation: MKKMILSTLVALILMFSAYAVAVENDDATLSLSSVSIEDGVSGRMQAKAQQIYYATSQQFFNSNMAQRLGFSQGQMQSAQNMQTPQSTLTPQNNMQNQNQNPQTMRQQGQQGGMNTAPSNVPAQNAPMQQPVPRMQQEMMDREELMDFLQENTFSVTDVSELQEYVTPYADAVQDYLDDEYLDDEDEIYETAVEWIWVSDSTLNGQQELWLTPTEFLEETPDYDSNPVPGEIVSDCEDQANTLASLLIGSGEYDESEVRVAIGLVNFDGSTGGHAWVEVYEDGEWFPVDATVGPYYDDDEEEVIYPDDYEDIDFDYFLDEDYSVIEIWYYYNNEYFMDLSSGTEDAPDNWDETPSSYN